One window of Quercus robur chromosome 12, dhQueRobu3.1, whole genome shotgun sequence genomic DNA carries:
- the LOC126710435 gene encoding uncharacterized protein At2g23090-like: MGGGNGQKSKMARERNSEKQKGNKGSQLESNKKAMSIQCKVCMQTFICTTSEVKCREHAEAKHPKSDVYACFPHLKK; this comes from the exons ATGGGTGGAGGCAATGGTCAGAAGTCCAAGATGGCTCGTGAGAGAAACTCGGAGAAGCAAAAGGGcaacaaag GTAGTCAGCTTGAGTCGAACAAGAAGGCTATGTCTATCCAG TGCAAAGTTTGCATGCAGACATTCATTTGCACCACATCAGAGGTGAAGTGCAGGGAACATGCTGAGGCAAAACACCCCAAATCTGATGTTTATGCATGTTTCCCTCATCTTAAGAAATGA